In one Anticarsia gemmatalis isolate Benzon Research Colony breed Stoneville strain chromosome 9, ilAntGemm2 primary, whole genome shotgun sequence genomic region, the following are encoded:
- the Cpr97Ea gene encoding cuticular protein 97Ea has translation MTPYARLALLALVACAHAQDYEDRAPRYIASESKVQPTPVPILKQINRHNEDGSYTYGYEAADGSFKIETKSPAGEVKGKYGYKDDTGKVRVIEYGANKYGFQPAGEGITVAPPTLVDETTRDQPPKQQGGRSQYRAQDYDYEEPAPAPRPAPRQQQYRPAPQPQPQYRPAPQPQQQYRPAPQPQQQYRPAPQPQQQYRPAAQGPTPPKPAFFAGAAPSPVNDNFFNPEPVQQRHTQIKQAKQDFRPAPSFQQFASPKPQIEYQDYQAPAPARQQNFPQQRNNQGYSMLDQLLKEYALPSNGAAPLHDITFGSY, from the exons GCTCTCTTGGCGTTAGTGGCGTGTGCGCACGCGCAGGACTACGAGGACCGCGCGCCGCGCTACATCGCCTCCGAGTCCAAGGTGCAGCCCACACCCGTGCCCATCCTTAAGCAGATCAACAG GCACAACGAGGATGGTTCATACACATATGGTTACGAAGCAGCTGACGGCTCGTTCAAGATCGAGACCAAGTCTCCCGCCGGTGAGGTCAAGGGCAAGTACGGATACAAGGACGACACTGGCAAG GTACGTGTGATCGAGTATGGAGCGAACAAGTACGGTTTCCAGCCCGCCGGTGAAGGCATCACTGTCGCTCCCCCCACCCTCGTCGATGAGACCACCAGGGACCAGCCACCTAAACAACAG GGTGGCCGCTCTCAATACCGCGCCCAAGACTACGACTACGAGGAACCAGCGCCGGCTCCCCGCCCCGCGCCCCGTCAGCAGCAGTACCGGCCCGCGCCTCAACCTCAGCCTCAATACAGGCCGGCGCCTCAGCCTCAACAGCAATACAGGCCGGCGCCTCAACCTCAGCAGCAGTACAGGCCGGCGCCGCAGCCGCAACAGCAATACAGACCTGCCGCTCAAGGACCTACTCCGCCTAAG CCCGCTTTCTTCGCCGGCGCCGCTCCCTCGCCAGTTAACGACAACTTCTTCAACCCCGAACCAGTGCAGCAACGACACACTCAGATCAAGCAGGCCAAGCAAGACTTCAGGCCCGCACCTTCCTTCCAGCAGTTCGCCAGCCCGAAGCCCCAGATTGAGTACCAGGACTACCAGGCTCCAGCACCTGCGAGGCAGCAAAACTTCCCCCAACAGAGGAACAACCAAGGATACTCCATGCTGGACCAACTCCTCAAGGAATATGCTCTCCCCAGCAACGGAGCAGCACCCCTCCACGACATCACCTTCGGATCCTATTAG
- the LOC142975587 gene encoding uncharacterized protein LOC142975587: MIVLLIIACITTASATNSTKDATTESPTNSTKEILKASETADPKKVEIVKQIRRLNEDGSYTIGYEADDGTFKIENRDVRGNVKGTFGYIDQDGEIKRVTYTSSSDSTPVPVTTTTTPSTPTMIVRVNKTVSSTTRRPLATVVYPTRGSYTTRGTVIQAIPRRRVHASSTRAPHVETTTENQKPEETTSNILNLYKPKIDDVKTRTQILKPMSASVKDDLITKQTTTKIPVTVKPVYEHITEKNQDSDANKANTIRRELTGTSPNPRMVSLQQSVGDDSTDVYGSHLSMGTVRPLFTTTTPRPRLVPIHSLVAARQKIQEQYQDVPIQEQETTIEASTGRVFDQDSVVTTNPVPVVHFQPQREPDDRIYQQHLYRRPQAAVHFRTREYLRDNPGSPVPIGNQRPYLQYDYQNKVLEPQYVKEPIPSQQKSAESTNEPYDVTPVTRIIPIPVDERGVPLQGYQARFVNPYRPQQPLFQPRYSPADEMSAIASPVSTRDLRRLLHILILRQNRLQAVMDHMVTPLYRPENDYRYRQRYQEDDRYDYRYDQYRQEYQTQGYDNQYESQRYIPRRRLYTRPYDTAGSSSNHIEEMPEFLPAEIREALLLKMLILAISPDFMPTAAPPTELTTAAPPRKQVRNVQILGEEGSPHPMDDKRARH, encoded by the coding sequence ATGATCGTCCTCCTCATCATCGCGTGCATCACTACAGCCTCCGCCACCAACTCCACCAAAGATGCTACTACGGAATCTCCAACGAATTCCACAAAAGAAATTCTTAAAGCGAGTGAAACAGCTGACCCGAAAAAAGTCGAAATTGTGAAGCAGATTCGAAGGTTGAATGAAGATGGATCGTATACGATTGGTTATGAAGCTGACGATGGAACGTTTAAGATCGAGAATAGGGATGTTCGGGGTAATGTGAAGGGCACTTTTGGGTATATCGATCAAGATGGGGAGATTAAACGAGTGACTTATACTTCTTCGAGTGATAGTACTCCGGTACCGGTGACCACTACCACGACTCCTAGTACGCCGACTATGATAGTGAGGGTGAATAAAACAGTGTCTTCGACAACCAGACGACCTTTAGCTACTGTAGTGTATCCAACCAGAGGGTCTTATACTACAAGGGGAACAGTGATTCAAGCAATACCAAGACGTAGAGTTCACGCAAGTTCAACAAGAGCACCACACGTTGAAACTACAACCGAAAATCAAAAGCCTGAAGAAACGACCAGTAACATTCTAAATCTATATAAACCGAAAATAGACGATGTGAAAACGCGAACTCAGATCTTGAAACCGATGTCGGCGTCTGTGAAAGACGATTTAATTACGAAACAAACGACTACGAAAATTCCTGTGACTGTGAAGCCTGTTTATGAACATATTACTGAGAAGAATCAGGACAGCGATGCGAATAAAGCTAATACGATTCGTCGTGAGTTGACCGGGACCAGTCCTAATCCTCGCATGGTGAGTCTACAGCAATCAGTGGGTGATGATTCAACTGATGTTTACGGAAGCCATCTATCTATGGGAACTGTTCGTCCTCTCTTCACGACCACAACTCCTCGTCCAAGACTAGTGCCTATACATTCCTTAGTGGCTGCCAGGCAGAAGATCCAAGAGCAGTACCAGGATGTACCAATACAAGAGCAGGAAACTACTATTGAAGCGAGTACCGGCCGAGTGTTTGATCAAGACAGTGTGGTGACTACTAACCCAGTGCCTGTTGTCCACTTCCAACCTCAGAGAGAACCAGATGATCGTATCTACCAGCAACATCTTTATCGAAGACCACAAGCAGCCGTCCACTTCAGAACCCGTGAATATTTGAGGGATAACCCAGGTTCTCCCGTACCAATTGGAAACCAACGTCCTTATCTCCAATACGACTATCAAAATAAAGTGTTGGAGCCTCAGTATGTAAAAGAACCGATACCATCTCAGCAGAAAAGCGCAGAATCAACCAACGAGCCATACGACGTGACTCCAGTGACCAGGATCATCCCGATACCAGTTGACGAAAGAGGAGTCCCGCTTCAAGGATATCAGGCAAGATTTGTTAATCCTTACAGACCTCAGCAACCTCTATTCCAGCCAAGATACAGTCCAGCAGATGAGATGTCTGCCATCGCCTCTCCAGTGAGTACCAGAGACCTTCGACGCTTGCTCCACATTCTGATCCTCCGCCAGAATCGGCTGCAAGCTGTGATGGACCACATGGTGACGCCTTTGTACCGGCCAGAGAACGACTACCGCTACCGGCAGAGATACCAGGAAGATGACAGATACGACTATCGGTACGACCAGTACAGGCAGGAGTATCAGACCCAAGGGTACGACAACCAGTACGAGAGTCAGAGATATATCCCGAGAAGGAGGTTGTACACCCGGCCTTATGACACAGCCGGCTCTTCTTCTAACCATATCGAAGAGATGCCAGAATTTCTTCCAGCAGAAATAAGAGAGGCTTTGTTGTTGAAGATGCTGATACTGGCCATCAGTCCTGACTTCATGCCGACGGCGGCACCCCCCACGGAGCTGACCACGGCCGCCCCCCCTCGCAAGCAGGTGAGAAACGTCCAGATCCTCGGCGAAGAGGGCTCCCCCCACCCCATGGATGACAAGAGGGCCAGGCATtga